Part of the Hippopotamus amphibius kiboko isolate mHipAmp2 chromosome 7, mHipAmp2.hap2, whole genome shotgun sequence genome, TGTGCAGGAGGCCCTGTTattaatgtgttttgttttgtttcattttttttaagtgggtgaAAAGTCACCAGCAACCAGGGTTGCCTCACTCAACAAAAGCTCTTGGGAGTCTGGGGAAAGACAGGGAAACAGAGGCCTTAAGTTTTAAAGCAAAGGGATTCAAAAGGGGCCTTCTCTGCTTCTGCCTgcgggaaggggggtgggggtgggggcgggggccagAGGGGCTGCGGGCAGCTAAGGACTAGAAGCCCAGAAAGTGTTGattccaaaaacaaaaatcccatgTCTTAGGTAGTCGGGAGAGGGTGACAGTATCTGCTGCCTTTCCTAGAAGCTGCTGAGGTGGGCAGATTTGAGCCATCATACCCGTAGCAGGATTTTAATGTGGTCTCTGATGATAACTCTGCCTGTCTCTTTCTGAGACCCACTGCAGCAAGCTAAGTATCTGATATTAGAGCTCATCATGATTATTTCTCGAAGCATGGCTGCTCCAACTTTAAATAACAGCCACCCCAAACCTCCAGTGTTCTGTCCATACTGTGGCCACTCTTGGTACTTAGAATAAAGCATTCTAGGCTCTATAGACATTCCGATGAAAGCTCAGTGATGTTCCACAGAAGACTCAGCTTACGATTTGGGCTCCCCCCGCCCTCACTTCCACCCAGGAGCTCAGGCCAGAGATAACAACCTACAATCGAAGGGGGGGTTGTGTAGCCCCTTGAGGATCCGAAGGGAACCCAAGAATCAGTCTTTTAGACAGACAGGCTGGCCCCACACCcgtgattaagaaaaaaaatgttatctaaATTTCATATGCACAAATGACAACTTTCAGTTTCAAAGACAGACACAAGGGTttaagacatacacacacacacgttaggTCAAAGGTTTTGGCATTGGGTGCCTGGGTAACGTCTGGGACTGGGCAGGAGCAACCTGGTCTCCCGTGGCCACCCAACCCCCACACATCCTCCAAGGGATTTCACCCCCATGTCCTACAAACACTGTGaggaaaatggagttggtgggacCTCCGTTAGCAGAATTCTTCCCTTGCCCCCAAACTCACAAGCATATTGTTACACATTATTAAACCACAGGAGCCATTTTATAAATGTCATCATCATagtcttttaatattttacataaaaaaactGTATACACAGCTTATAGAACTTTTATGTAAACATCATAAGCTCACcactttctcttttgtcagtttatttaaaaaataaaaaacaagacaacaatTTAGTAGAAGTACCACtggatggggaagggagggggagaaaggagaCACTAGGGGCAGGTTTATTCTCTGTACAGAGATGCAGAGAAAATTTCATACAGCTCTAGAGACTGCcttgtggggggaaaaaaggttTTTAGATAGGCCCTAATACTTGTGACTGCCCTTTTTCAAAAGAGTGTGCTTACGTGCACAAATAGAATCGCAAAACAGAACAGCGTTGCcacttttttcaaaagaaaataaaattagtggtttctttttcttccccttgtttcttaaaagtcatttttttaaaaacatcagaagTAGATGAGGTTACAGCGTACAAGTGTGGTCAGAATGCTACTGTCTTATGCAAATGACAAGTGCATTAAATGTCAAACAATGAAACAATTGTGCAAAgaattctttccaaaaaaaaaaaaaaaccccaagtttTAGCGCTTAAATAAATCAAACAACATCAGTTTCTTGGACTGAACAATTTTCACTTGTAGGACAGGCACAAAGTTCGCTTATGGCAAAAAACAAGCTGCAGCactttccctcctcctgcccgTGGCTGGTGAGGGGTTCGCCGGGGGGGGGGGCTGGCCCGCAGGAGACAAGAGTCTGGAAGCTGTGTCCTCTCAGCCCCCAAGTCGGCTGCAAATGTCTTCCCCAGGGGTTGGAAAGATAACCAAGTCTTGTTCGTGCTTGGATGGACGCCTGACCCAGGCTGGGCCGGAGCTGTTCTAGCGCCCTGTCactccacccaccaccaccaccattaaaTAACACCATCCTACCTccgaaaataaaattatatctatatttatataacaccccatcctccccagccctcccctcccgcAGTTCCCGAGGTCTATGTTACAGACAGGGGATAGCAGGCGCTCGCTGGTTACGGACGAACATCTGATGGGGCGCGGCCGCACCCCGGCGCCAAGCTCGTCTCGGGGGAGCAGAGGCGGGCGTGGGGTGAAAACCGGGCGGCGGGGAGTCGACCatacacacagccacacactctGAAGAGGCTTGACTCTTCAGAAAAGGGTGGTCAGGGGACCCTTGGCACTCAGCGGGGCGGCCAGGCCTGTGCAACACAGCCGGACGCACAGACACTTGGAAAGGGGGCGCCCGGTGCCCACGCCGATTCCCGGCGCCAGAGCCTGAGCCGCCTGGGGCTGAAGGCAGACGCCAGGCAGTCCGGTGGGGTCCTTGGAGGGCGCGCGTCTCCCCTTCTCCGGGCTCTTGGGGGTCCGGGCCCGGGAGGGGGAGCCGTGCCGGCAGGGGCAggcggggcgggcgcggccctcatAGCACCTTGCAGCAGTTGATGCAGCCGTTCTGGGAGCCGTAGCGCTTCTGCAGCGCGGCGCGCGTGGCCGTCTCGAAGACCTCGCGCACGCCCTCCTTGGTCTTGGCCGAGCACTCGAGGTAGTCGTAGGCTTGGATGCGCACGGCCATGGCGCGGCCGTCATCCGTGCGCACCGGTTCCTGCTTCATGCGGGCCAGCTCTGTGCGGACGTGCTCGTCGCTGCGCAGGTCTTTCTTGTTGGCCACCAGGATGATGGGCACGTTGGGGCAGAAGTGCTTCACCTCGGGCACCCACTTCTCGGGGATGTTCTCCAGCGAATCCGGGCTGTCCACCGAGAAGCACATGAGGATCACGTCGGTGTCCGGGTAGGAGAGCGGCCGCAGGCGGTCGTAGTCCTCCTGGCCCGCCGTGTCCCACAGCGCCAGCTCCACCTGCTTGCCGTCCACCTCGATGTCGGCCACATAGTTCTCGAAGACGGTGGGCACGTACACCTCGGGGAACTCGTCCTTACTGAACACGATCAGCAGGCACGTCTTGCCGCACGCGCCGTCGCCCACCACCACCAGCTTCTTGCGGATGGCCGCCATGAGCGGGCCGGGCCCGGGCAGCAGGAGGGGGCCCGCGAACGCCTCGCCGCCGTCCCGCTCGCCGCTCACTGCTCACCTCGGGCTGCGCGCTGGGGACAAGGGTTGCTAGCTGCACCCAGGCCCCGGGGTGGCGCGCTCTGTCGCTGTGCTCGGGCTGCCGCGGCGGGGGCGGTGGGGGCGCGGGGGCATAGGGCGCACCGTGCGTCTCCGCGCTGCTCGGGAGCGGTGGCCGCTCTCCTCGCCCCGGGCCCGGGGTCGGCGCCTTTGTGCGCAAACGGCGGCGAGAGCGGCGGACCCGGCCTAGCTCCCTCCCGGGTCTCTCTAGGCCTCGGCAAAGCTACAGCGAAACACAGGAGCGCAGCCGGACTGCGGTGGCAGATGCGGGCTGCGGCCCCAGCGCCTGCTATTTAAAGGGTTCGGCGACTTTCTTAATATAGCTGCCCAATGGGAAGCAAGCCGACTGAGCTCATCGCTGCGGAGCTTGGCTCTGATTGGGCGTCCGCTGCAGcccaggggcggggccgggagagGTTGATTGACGGCCCAGGCCGCCGGGCTGGGAGAGGCGGCGGCTGGAGAGTCTGCGCCGCGGGTGGGGGAGTCTGCGCCGCCGGCCGGGGAGTCTGCGCCGCGGCCTGGGGAGTCCCACCTTCGCCGCAGCTTGTGCGTGCGGGGCAGGAGGGCTGGAGCTGGCTGCCCGGAGGCCGCGGGGCCTGGACGAGCGGTTCCGAGAGCGGGGGCACTTTGTGGGGCGTTGATGACTCCCGCCCCAGCCCCACTCAAAATTGCCCCGCTTGCTTCTCAAACTCCCAGcgggctgtgggggagggagaggccccTCTAacgtggttttgtttttaaatacacagagagagaaagagagagagagagacgtttATTTCCAAGCAAGGTTGTGGAGTTTTTTGGGTCTGGGGGGACTgggggtttgttttcttttagaagcgGCCCCTCCCCTGGTCGAGGACCGCCATCCCGCCACTCGGGtacttgccctgggccctgggttTGGATCAGCGAGAGGGTGGCTGTGAGCTGGGTGGGCCTGGGCCCAGCCTCTGGCTCTAACAAGTCGCCTACCCCCTTCTGGGCACCCAGCCTAAGTCTCTAGGTGAAGATTAGGGGAAGGAGGGACAGGGAAAAGGGAAGGTCGAGGCTGGCTGCAGAACTTCAGGTCCACTTGGAGGAAGTTACCAGGCAGAAAAAGGCAGCCTCAGCCCTGGTTTGCAGAATTCATTCGGACCCTGGTCATAAAATCGAGAACTATCTGAGGTAAACAGTACAATAAAAtccaaccaccccaccccccattggGTACGAATagactgaggcccaggggagtggagggaggaacTTGCAGGCTGGGCACAGCAAAATAGTGTGTGGTGGGGTGCTAGATCCCTAGCGTCTCCTGCTACCCACCAGGACATAATTCCTCGATTCCTTGAATTCTGCAGGAGATGACACCTATGTCTGACCTGGAAGGACCTAAGTCAGTGGATCTCAATGGTCAGAAGAGATGGgaagggggctggagggagggagaatatCCCAGGAAGGAGGAACAGCTTGAACAAAAGCAGAGATGTGGGAAAGACTAGGACAAATTCTAGGAACAGGGAATAGCTTAGTGTGGCTTCCCTTGGTGGAGAGAGAGTTGAAACTCAGGATGGAGGCCAATCATGGAGGAACCAACTGCACAGGTTCGGTCATATCCATTCTGGAGGCAGTGGGATGCTTATTGGTTTCTCAGAAAGGAGAGACCCACTACATCATGATGAGGTTATTCTCTCATCCTTCTGCCTCCACCTCTGGCAGGAAGCTGTTGGAGGGCTCAGATGTTGTCTTACCTCAGCATCTTGAAgccctagcacaatgcctgaccCTGTGACTGTGGAGAATCACCTAAATagtcaggaactcagttggaactttctggaatctCTTACCTCAAACTCCAGGCTTTACTAACCATCCAGCCAAACCTGGGCAGCCAGCTGTAGCTGAGCCATGGTATTTTCACATATAATTCATATGTTGAGATGTAGGTCCCCGAATAGACGCCATAGATATAATCAGGTCAGATAAGACGTTGGTGCCACTAACCCCCAGAGCACATCttcattcagatgaccaaaagTGCTTCCCTCACACTGGACTAGCTCCACTACAATGCCtagcgtttttgttttttgattttgtttttgaaatctaagTAACTGAACTGTccataagtaaataatttttgcaCACTGGAATTCCATGGGAGAAAGTAAGGTTttggggttgttgtttttttctatttctttggggCTCCAATCtggaaactttttcttttcttttaattttagcctgTTAGGAAAATCTTAtctaaatttttcttcctttagtcAAAACCTTTCATAGTGGTATTGTTAACACAGTTTTCCTTCATCTTAATATAGCTTGGGAATCTTGGCTATGTTCTTAAGcttcaaatattaagaaaatatcaaacaattaaaaatttgtaccatgtacttttaaaaaaactggaaTACAAAGAATCAGGAAGAGGAATTCAATTCACTCATTTCCTGACTCTCAGACATGTTATATAGGTGTTCCAAGCTTGAATCTTAATATcgcaataatttctaaaaatattcagtTGATAAATTATGCCAAAGTAAATAAGTGGAAAAATCTGTATTCTGCTGCAACGTCTTTTCGTGGTATTCATTTTTATGTCCAGGATACTTTGACCAGCTCTGTGAAGACTGGCTGCTTCAAAAAGTGTCCCACTCACAGGATAAAGTTTCCCAAACTAGGTGATGTGCCAAACAGTCTCATCCCTGCATCTCCTCTCCCTTCACAACACCCTGGCAAAGGGCAAGGATAAAATTGAACTGTCAGGGagaataaatcattttaatagTTAACTTTATTAACCTATAGATTCATTGTATGACAGATACCCACACTAGTGAGAGAGGGAAATTATCCTTCAGACAAAAGGAAGATGTTAATCTACCTCCAATCCTCAGCctaatttatttggtctttttttgtCCACTGTCTCCTACAGATTGCCTGTAAATCACCCCCAACTCCTTGGAGACAAGACCAGAGACTGGAATGTTCATTAGATTTTAGTGCCACCTTGTGGCAATCTTtacagggttgttttttttttttaacttaaatatatatatatatataattatatttaaatattttataaatatttgccaTATATATGGTTATATAAAACCTTATCTAGCCAAAAAGAGTGCATTTTATGATGTTTTACAGGATGTAAAACCTCTACTTGTTTCACAAGCAGCTTCTGTAGAAATtcttcacatatatatttatacacacgtAGAActtttttcatatacatttaaaaaaataaattccttcctAATTAAATAGTAACTTCtaaaagaaattagaagagaTAACAGCTGTGGAACCTTACTAATTTATATAACAATAGACTTTCTTTTAACCTAATTACAATGTACAGAAAGTtgtaaaacaacagcaaaaatcatcTGCTTTCTTCTTCCAGCTAAGAAAGACATTGTTGGATAATCTGGTATAATTATAAGTAATAATAATTCATTTACCAGTAAGTATTTACTGGAAACCAGCAATACCATACACATTTCTGGCAGTCATTTAATTTTtgcattatttctaatttaagCAGTGGCTAAAAGTCTCTAGGAAAATTGTCAGCCTTCCTTCTCAATGCAATGagttttaaaaagggaaaggtTCTTCTAGACCTAGCCATGCTATTTCACATGGGAAAACCAAAGTGGTCCCATATGGTCAGTTTGGGACCCAATCAGCCATGAGTTACATAGCTGGGCCTTCAAACTGCtttctggggcctccaagctacAAGCAACCGTAATTCAAAGACCCCTCCCCTATCCCGAGATTGTGACCCAGTTTGACCCGGGCCTAAGACAGAGAGGCTGGACTCACAGGAGAATCACCATAGCTAGAATGTTAAGCTTCGGAATGTGGGCATTGATCTCTGATCAGACCCCCTGTCTGTCCAGCCCAGGGTCACGCTGAGGGGAGCTGGCAGTGGGCAACAGGGCAGCTCCTGGTCACTGTAAAACTGCACCGTCCAATCCAGTAGCCGAGAGACACATGTGAAATGCTGCTGGTACCCCTAAAGAACCTGTTTTCAACATTATctgattttaataaatttaaattttaaagctgATATTCAGGGtaggggaaaaggggaaaggtcggtcaaagagtacaaacttccaattaga contains:
- the RHOB gene encoding rho-related GTP-binding protein RhoB, translated to MAAIRKKLVVVGDGACGKTCLLIVFSKDEFPEVYVPTVFENYVADIEVDGKQVELALWDTAGQEDYDRLRPLSYPDTDVILMCFSVDSPDSLENIPEKWVPEVKHFCPNVPIILVANKKDLRSDEHVRTELARMKQEPVRTDDGRAMAVRIQAYDYLECSAKTKEGVREVFETATRAALQKRYGSQNGCINCCKVL